From one Enterococcus sp. DIV2402 genomic stretch:
- the yfcC gene encoding putative basic amino acid antiporter YfcC: MKKGKTDLTKLKTPHTYVIIFCVVIFAWLLTFLVPAGKFSTKEIQYEDASGGVASRTVLEQDSFRYAYNLDTQFVFDQLEELVDNPEALDTLGVEKEQLEAVLTEGEKNLSQEKLDEIALTDDVLYEEYGDAIYDTSEKLHKTAKIWGTDDFGGFGFLNFIFEGLVSGDKYGSAVGIVALILVVGGAFGIIMRTGAIDAGIYAFINRTKGLERLALPLLFFAFSFGGATFGMAEEVIPFSMIMVPFVIALGYDSIVAVTVTYVASQVGNATSWMSPFSVAVAQGIAGIPVLSGATFRLIMWGVVTALAAAYLMVYAEKIRKNPESSIVYKSDAYFRKHIENNVNESNEFKLGHKVILLEMLVVLIWIVWGVTQKGYYIPEIASQFFVMGLLAGIFAVIFKVNDMGINDIATSFQSGAADLAGTAVVVGMAKGILLVLGGADASQYSTLNTVLHSIGSALTGVPAVVGAWAMYIFQSLFNLVVTSNSGQAALTMPIMAPLADLLGISRQIAVLAYQLGSGFMDAFTPVSASLIGVLGVARIDWIKWAKFQIKMQGFLFILGSIFIVIAVMIGLQ, from the coding sequence ATGAAGAAAGGCAAAACAGATTTAACAAAACTAAAAACACCGCATACATATGTCATTATTTTTTGTGTCGTTATTTTTGCATGGTTGCTCACGTTTTTAGTTCCTGCTGGGAAATTCAGCACAAAAGAAATTCAATATGAGGATGCGAGTGGCGGTGTAGCTTCGAGAACCGTTTTAGAACAGGACTCTTTTCGGTATGCGTATAATTTAGACACTCAATTTGTATTTGACCAACTAGAAGAATTAGTGGATAATCCTGAAGCTTTAGATACATTAGGTGTAGAAAAAGAGCAATTAGAAGCTGTTTTAACGGAAGGTGAAAAAAATCTTTCGCAAGAAAAACTAGACGAGATTGCTTTAACAGATGATGTACTTTATGAAGAATATGGCGATGCGATTTATGACACTTCTGAAAAGTTGCATAAAACAGCTAAAATTTGGGGAACCGACGATTTTGGTGGATTTGGTTTCTTGAATTTTATCTTTGAAGGGTTAGTGTCAGGTGATAAATATGGTTCGGCAGTTGGAATTGTTGCATTAATTTTAGTAGTTGGTGGAGCATTTGGGATTATCATGCGAACGGGAGCGATTGACGCAGGGATTTATGCGTTTATCAATCGCACAAAAGGATTAGAACGATTAGCTTTGCCGTTATTATTCTTTGCGTTTTCATTTGGTGGTGCTACATTCGGGATGGCCGAAGAAGTTATTCCCTTCTCGATGATTATGGTGCCATTTGTGATTGCTTTAGGATATGATTCGATTGTCGCTGTCACTGTGACTTACGTTGCTTCACAAGTCGGAAATGCAACTTCTTGGATGAGTCCATTTAGTGTTGCGGTAGCACAAGGAATTGCAGGAATACCTGTTTTATCTGGTGCCACTTTCCGTTTGATTATGTGGGGTGTAGTGACCGCTTTAGCTGCGGCTTACTTGATGGTTTATGCTGAAAAAATTCGTAAAAATCCAGAGTCTTCAATTGTTTATAAGTCAGATGCGTATTTTCGCAAACACATTGAAAATAATGTGAATGAAAGTAATGAATTTAAATTAGGACACAAGGTGATTTTACTTGAAATGTTAGTTGTTTTAATTTGGATTGTTTGGGGTGTCACACAAAAAGGCTATTACATTCCAGAAATTGCTTCTCAATTCTTTGTGATGGGTTTATTAGCAGGTATTTTTGCTGTAATTTTCAAAGTAAACGATATGGGCATCAATGATATTGCGACCTCTTTCCAAAGTGGTGCAGCAGATTTAGCTGGTACAGCAGTGGTTGTAGGGATGGCAAAAGGAATTTTATTAGTGTTAGGTGGAGCAGATGCAAGTCAATATTCTACTTTGAATACTGTTCTTCATAGTATTGGTTCTGCATTAACAGGTGTTCCGGCAGTTGTTGGAGCATGGGCTATGTACATTTTCCAAAGTTTATTTAACTTAGTTGTTACTTCAAACTCTGGTCAAGCAGCCTTAACTATGCCGATTATGGCACCTTTAGCGGATTTATTAGGAATTTCTCGACAAATTGCTGTATTAGCGTATCAATTAGGTTCAGGATTTATGGATGCTTTTACTCCTGTTTCTGCAAGTTTAATTGGTGTGTTAGGAGTTGCACGTATTGATTGGATTAAATGGGCAAAATTCCAAATCAAGATGCAAGGATTTTTATTTATCTTAGGTTCAATTTTCATTGTGATTGCTGTTATGATTGGTTTACAGTAA
- a CDS encoding helix-turn-helix domain-containing protein has translation MKIGKIIKDERLKRDLTQEQLAQEFFVTRQLVSKWENGKSYPDLDQVVKMSEWFELPLDYLLKEDTKMLDELNFDTKLKKRIKLTSIILGLVLVGVMLGGFIFFVLIDQPFLQASDIEITKVEKIILPKETIINSETNETWTLPEDVEYKIHFKTAKPFVNLTKYTGFVNISNDHSLQILLGGGNWSLVGGKKESIIYIQSERKNLTTPRLNSGKDIYLMSRRKVDSEKLHQLELWSDKILDWNELKNLPNNH, from the coding sequence ATGAAAATCGGAAAAATTATTAAAGACGAACGCTTAAAGCGAGACCTGACACAAGAGCAATTGGCTCAAGAATTTTTTGTTACCAGACAGCTCGTATCCAAATGGGAGAATGGTAAAAGTTATCCTGATTTAGATCAAGTTGTTAAAATGAGTGAATGGTTTGAATTACCACTAGATTACTTGTTGAAAGAAGATACCAAAATGCTTGATGAATTAAATTTTGATACGAAGTTAAAAAAGCGCATTAAATTAACTAGTATTATTCTCGGCTTGGTTTTAGTAGGTGTTATGCTTGGAGGATTTATTTTCTTTGTACTCATTGACCAACCATTTTTGCAAGCATCTGATATCGAGATAACCAAAGTAGAAAAAATAATATTACCAAAAGAAACCATCATAAATTCTGAGACAAACGAAACGTGGACCCTACCTGAAGATGTCGAATATAAAATCCATTTTAAAACAGCCAAACCTTTCGTAAACCTTACAAAATATACAGGCTTTGTTAATATATCAAATGATCATAGCTTGCAAATTTTATTAGGTGGTGGCAATTGGTCACTAGTTGGTGGAAAAAAAGAATCCATTATTTATATCCAGTCCGAAAGAAAAAATTTAACTACCCCTCGATTAAATAGCGGTAAAGACATTTATTTAATGAGCAGAAGAAAAGTCGATTCAGAAAAACTACATCAATTGGAATTATGGTCTGACAAAATTTTAGATTGGAATGAATTGAAAAATCTTCCCAATAACCATTAA
- a CDS encoding HAD-IC family P-type ATPase translates to MKWYQLENQEIMKQIKTKETGLSTTERKKRLVENGSNKMAERKQLKTWQKILKHFTDLLMLVLLAAAILKFVTGEYVEGGIIFLVVVVNGLVGYWQERKAEESLDGLKQMMSQEAVILIDGMKQSVSTEELVQGDIVALKAGDVVPADLRLLEVHELLIEESILTGESEAAEKATLVLTEEAPAGDQKNMAFSGTLVQAGSALGIVVETGDTTEIGKINQALQAVKQQTTPLVRKIHQLNQQIFRGIMVLVVFLLFFTTLHYGMEWQLIFSAMIALIVAMIPEGLPAVLTMILSMGVKEMSEENAIIKSMPSVETLGSMTVICSDKTGTLTKNEMTVVNIAAQHDERILEIMNNCQELKLSDNQKTSELKGNPTELALLHYVEEQTPKATLKTIQSKIPFSSSYKYMATLHPEGEQAIIFVKGAPEVLLDKTNLSKEERNNWQEQAMSFAQQGQRVLGFAFKKVAQHQELTHEELKELTFAGLVGIIDPPKESAIQAVKECQTAGIAVKMITGDHKDTAQAIGKEIGLKHTAVVLEGIEIDQLSEKELAEQVQKVDIFARTTPEHKLRIVSALQANGEIVGMTGDGVNDAPALKKADIGIAMGIKGSEVSKQAADMVLADDNFHTIAKAVKEGRKIFDNLKKTINFFLPTALAQGLVVIFALLMNHPLPLTPIQILWVNMVTTITLSYALGFEKAGKDIMNRPPRTADESILSGYSLFRVIYVSLLIMIPAYVLAMQFEGQALQQTILLQNIVLAQAVYMINCRELTNPSINKGLFQNRPLFLSLGILTLLQATVLFVPLMQQWIGTTTLTSSQHMIIFANVALLFLIVEIEKALTKRITHRQSQISKELK, encoded by the coding sequence ATGAAGTGGTATCAATTAGAAAATCAAGAAATCATGAAACAAATTAAGACAAAAGAAACGGGTTTGTCTACAACAGAACGTAAGAAGCGTTTAGTCGAAAACGGCTCTAATAAAATGGCAGAACGAAAGCAGTTAAAAACATGGCAGAAAATTTTAAAGCATTTTACAGATTTACTGATGCTGGTTCTATTGGCAGCTGCAATTTTAAAATTTGTAACAGGCGAATATGTCGAAGGCGGGATTATCTTTTTAGTCGTTGTCGTAAATGGTTTAGTTGGCTATTGGCAAGAGCGTAAAGCAGAAGAGTCATTGGATGGTTTGAAGCAAATGATGAGTCAAGAAGCGGTCATTTTAATTGATGGAATGAAGCAAAGTGTTTCAACTGAAGAATTAGTTCAAGGCGATATAGTGGCATTAAAAGCTGGCGATGTTGTACCAGCAGATCTTCGTTTACTTGAAGTCCATGAGTTATTAATTGAAGAATCCATTTTAACAGGTGAGTCAGAGGCTGCAGAAAAAGCTACCTTGGTATTAACAGAAGAGGCTCCTGCAGGTGATCAAAAAAATATGGCTTTTTCAGGAACCTTGGTTCAAGCAGGTTCGGCACTTGGAATTGTGGTTGAAACGGGTGATACAACAGAAATTGGAAAAATAAATCAAGCGTTACAAGCTGTTAAGCAGCAAACAACGCCTTTAGTGAGAAAGATTCATCAATTGAACCAACAAATTTTCCGAGGCATCATGGTTTTAGTTGTATTTCTCTTATTCTTTACGACATTACACTATGGGATGGAATGGCAATTAATCTTTTCAGCAATGATTGCATTAATTGTAGCGATGATTCCAGAAGGCTTGCCAGCTGTTTTAACCATGATTTTGTCAATGGGTGTGAAGGAGATGTCTGAAGAAAATGCGATTATTAAGAGTATGCCTTCTGTTGAAACATTAGGTTCCATGACGGTCATTTGTTCAGATAAAACGGGCACTTTAACTAAAAATGAAATGACGGTAGTCAATATTGCTGCCCAGCATGACGAGCGTATTTTAGAAATTATGAACAACTGTCAGGAATTAAAGTTATCAGATAATCAAAAAACTTCTGAGTTAAAAGGAAATCCGACCGAATTGGCTTTGCTACATTATGTAGAGGAGCAGACTCCCAAAGCAACGTTAAAAACAATTCAAAGCAAAATACCATTTAGCTCTAGTTATAAATATATGGCGACGCTACATCCAGAAGGGGAGCAAGCAATCATTTTTGTCAAAGGAGCACCAGAAGTTTTGCTGGATAAAACGAATTTAAGTAAAGAAGAGCGAAATAACTGGCAAGAACAAGCAATGTCCTTTGCCCAACAAGGTCAACGAGTATTAGGGTTCGCCTTTAAAAAAGTGGCACAGCATCAAGAATTAACCCACGAAGAACTGAAAGAATTAACTTTTGCTGGCTTAGTAGGTATTATTGATCCACCAAAAGAAAGCGCCATTCAAGCGGTCAAAGAATGTCAAACAGCAGGGATTGCAGTGAAGATGATTACGGGTGATCATAAAGATACTGCTCAAGCAATAGGTAAAGAAATTGGTTTGAAGCATACAGCTGTTGTTTTAGAAGGAATTGAAATTGATCAATTAAGTGAAAAAGAATTAGCAGAGCAAGTACAAAAAGTAGATATCTTTGCTAGAACGACACCTGAACACAAACTGAGAATTGTAAGTGCGTTACAAGCCAATGGGGAAATCGTTGGTATGACAGGCGATGGTGTAAATGATGCTCCGGCACTAAAAAAAGCCGATATAGGAATCGCTATGGGAATTAAAGGAAGCGAAGTCAGTAAACAAGCAGCAGATATGGTATTAGCAGATGATAATTTCCATACAATTGCTAAAGCAGTAAAAGAAGGACGCAAGATTTTTGATAATTTAAAGAAGACCATTAACTTCTTTTTACCAACTGCGTTAGCTCAAGGTCTAGTGGTAATTTTCGCACTCTTAATGAACCATCCCTTGCCGTTGACACCAATTCAAATTTTATGGGTAAACATGGTTACGACTATCACACTTTCATATGCGTTAGGTTTCGAAAAAGCTGGCAAAGATATTATGAATCGTCCGCCGAGAACTGCTGATGAGAGCATCTTATCTGGCTATAGTTTGTTTAGAGTCATATATGTTTCATTATTAATTATGATTCCAGCTTACGTTTTGGCTATGCAATTTGAGGGTCAAGCACTACAGCAGACAATTCTATTACAAAATATTGTATTAGCCCAAGCTGTTTACATGATTAATTGTCGTGAATTAACTAATCCTTCAATTAATAAAGGCTTATTCCAAAATCGACCACTCTTTCTTTCATTAGGAATTTTGACACTTTTACAAGCAACGGTTTTGTTTGTCCCACTTATGCAACAATGGATTGGAACAACTACCTTAACTAGCAGTCAACACATGATTATTTTTGCGAATGTTGCGTTACTCTTCCTAATTGTTGAAATCGAAAAAGCTCTGACGAAACGAATTACGCATCGGCAGAGCCAGATATCCAAGGAGCTTAAGTAA
- a CDS encoding sensor domain-containing diguanylate cyclase, with translation MLDEQDKTYIDVPSSWNRHPIKNSHTGNGYASYRLTFKLPNDGDFALKIPRISTAYKLWVNDTLIASAGNVGESIETATPQTFSQVVFFEGHQGENELLIQVANFHHRSGGLVDRIELGSVKQVSRLEFERLAKGFALFGALVCLGVYHFILFFFRREGNSSALYFGLFCLLIGARILLSGNGYLYVFFPEMNWEIAQKILTLTYYISVPLALMFFQSIFPRYFKNKWINVSKIMAVIFSLSVILTPTRIFTVIRIGYQIWSILVILYVLFIFMKILIHREKNSWLIGGGMAALLISSMNDILFFTPWINDNSQAFFKSIIVGGNLTPIGLFIFALANSLVIGKRFASALKKEEETSEELIQVNANLDEIVRERTEELLQIREKIEQQNLELERKNEILQQFSFSDYLIGIGNRRKYNLMIDSEWSRCLHEQTSMALLIIDIDDFKGFNDYYGHQEGDKCLIKVGKTLQKNLLREMDMLMRYGGEEFVIIMTEVSQEVAMESALNLKQKIEELSIPHATSKVNRFVTVSIGGSVIIPSVDSSYHELFKKADKALYQVKNSGRNQVRFL, from the coding sequence TTGCTAGATGAACAAGATAAAACATATATTGATGTTCCTAGTTCATGGAATAGACATCCCATAAAAAATAGTCATACTGGAAATGGGTATGCTAGTTATCGTTTAACTTTTAAATTACCAAATGATGGCGATTTTGCATTAAAGATTCCAAGAATCAGCACTGCATATAAATTATGGGTGAATGATACATTGATTGCTTCAGCAGGCAATGTTGGAGAATCTATAGAAACCGCTACTCCCCAAACTTTCTCACAAGTTGTTTTCTTTGAAGGGCATCAAGGCGAAAATGAACTTTTAATTCAAGTAGCAAATTTTCATCATCGTAGTGGGGGTTTAGTGGATAGAATTGAATTAGGTAGTGTCAAACAAGTCTCAAGATTAGAATTTGAAAGATTAGCTAAAGGATTTGCTTTGTTTGGTGCATTAGTTTGTTTAGGTGTTTATCACTTTATTTTGTTCTTTTTCCGAAGAGAAGGAAATAGTTCTGCACTTTATTTTGGCTTATTTTGTTTATTAATAGGCGCTAGAATTTTGTTGAGTGGAAATGGCTATTTATATGTTTTTTTCCCGGAGATGAATTGGGAAATTGCTCAAAAAATTCTTACTCTAACTTATTATATTAGTGTTCCATTAGCATTAATGTTCTTTCAATCGATTTTCCCTAGATATTTTAAAAATAAATGGATTAATGTTTCCAAAATAATGGCAGTTATTTTTTCTTTAAGTGTTATTTTAACACCTACCAGAATATTTACTGTAATTAGAATCGGCTATCAGATTTGGAGCATCTTGGTTATTTTGTATGTTTTATTTATTTTTATGAAGATACTCATTCATAGAGAAAAAAACAGTTGGTTAATTGGTGGCGGTATGGCAGCTTTACTAATTAGTAGTATGAACGATATTTTATTTTTTACACCTTGGATAAACGACAATAGTCAGGCCTTTTTTAAATCAATAATAGTAGGAGGAAACCTTACACCAATCGGGTTATTTATTTTTGCGTTAGCTAATTCGTTAGTAATTGGGAAACGCTTTGCCAGTGCGCTAAAAAAAGAAGAGGAAACATCAGAGGAATTAATCCAAGTAAATGCTAATTTAGATGAAATTGTAAGGGAACGGACAGAAGAATTACTTCAGATAAGAGAAAAAATAGAGCAGCAAAATTTAGAATTGGAAAGAAAAAATGAAATTTTACAACAATTTTCTTTTAGCGATTACTTGATAGGAATTGGTAATCGAAGAAAATATAATTTGATGATTGATTCTGAATGGAGTCGCTGTTTGCATGAGCAAACATCAATGGCACTTTTAATTATAGATATTGATGATTTTAAGGGATTTAATGATTATTATGGACATCAAGAAGGCGATAAATGTCTTATTAAAGTCGGCAAGACTCTCCAAAAAAATTTATTGAGAGAAATGGATATGTTAATGCGCTATGGTGGTGAAGAGTTCGTTATTATTATGACAGAGGTAAGTCAAGAAGTAGCAATGGAAAGTGCATTAAATCTAAAACAAAAAATAGAAGAACTTTCAATTCCTCATGCAACATCAAAAGTGAATCGTTTTGTAACAGTCAGTATAGGTGGCTCAGTAATAATTCCTAGTGTAGATTCTTCTTACCATGAACTATTTAAGAAAGCTGATAAAGCACTTTATCAGGTGAAAAATTCTGGAAGAAACCAAGTTCGATTTTTATGA
- a CDS encoding helix-turn-helix domain-containing protein yields MYSLVKKIITEKDIQRQVSLLEQLLNHPNITVKELARQIKTTERTIFSDLQLIREQLPNGWQIDSSSQGIQLINKKRQLTNDLWTLFLPQSISVQFIKALFFTKELTTANFLQENGLSLETLRRHTNKMNRYLQTYHIKIKLTTKTAQLLGNESAIRIFFHRLLLPFTHNNYFFENYAIHEEHYYHYLKQINQSSLAVETEHIFGTCWFFINTIRMKVNCRIDKFPFEEDDYLYQLYKQPLKDLYEKEGIYLREDESFFAFFCFLESWNYNNSFGDAIALAKHYPVLMAVADKLTEQVTKQTQISLQQSSLAENLLLLLLKYSESTWLSEQFQLEYHELLTERKDSERYQSDAEILPILQPIIQLDDPTYLLNLISLLEQQALFANQPQMMTVYFIFQGEPAWKAFLQQELTDLLGRRVHLTNLEVSQIEQTLFEKQDIIVSNVPLDFVPVKHLYISTIPTKNELRQLTELTLEHYL; encoded by the coding sequence GTGTATTCATTAGTCAAAAAGATTATTACTGAAAAAGATATTCAGCGCCAAGTTTCCTTATTGGAGCAATTACTCAATCATCCCAACATTACTGTTAAAGAGCTAGCGCGACAAATCAAAACCACTGAACGTACAATTTTTTCTGATTTACAACTGATTCGAGAACAATTACCCAATGGCTGGCAAATTGATTCGAGTAGCCAAGGTATTCAATTAATAAACAAAAAAAGACAATTAACTAATGATTTATGGACCTTATTTTTGCCACAATCGATTAGTGTTCAATTTATCAAAGCTCTTTTTTTTACTAAGGAATTAACTACAGCAAACTTTCTCCAAGAAAATGGGCTTTCTTTGGAAACACTTCGACGACATACAAATAAGATGAATCGCTATTTACAGACCTATCATATTAAAATTAAGCTAACAACAAAAACTGCACAGCTTTTAGGGAATGAAAGTGCGATTCGAATCTTTTTTCATCGGTTGTTATTACCTTTTACTCATAATAATTATTTTTTTGAAAATTATGCTATTCATGAAGAACATTATTATCATTATTTAAAGCAGATAAATCAATCTTCTTTAGCCGTTGAAACAGAGCATATTTTTGGCACATGTTGGTTTTTTATTAACACGATTCGAATGAAAGTCAATTGTCGAATTGACAAGTTTCCTTTTGAAGAAGACGATTATTTGTACCAACTGTATAAGCAACCCTTAAAGGATTTATACGAAAAAGAAGGTATTTATCTACGTGAAGATGAAAGTTTTTTTGCTTTTTTTTGTTTTCTAGAAAGCTGGAATTATAATAATTCTTTTGGTGACGCGATTGCACTAGCCAAACATTATCCTGTATTAATGGCAGTGGCTGATAAACTCACCGAGCAAGTGACCAAGCAAACGCAGATTTCTTTACAACAATCCTCATTAGCAGAAAATCTATTACTACTTCTATTAAAATATAGTGAATCAACATGGTTATCTGAACAATTCCAATTAGAATACCATGAATTACTTACAGAACGAAAAGACAGTGAACGTTATCAAAGTGATGCTGAAATTTTACCCATTCTTCAGCCAATTATTCAATTAGATGACCCTACGTATTTATTGAATCTCATTTCATTGTTAGAACAACAAGCTTTGTTTGCTAATCAACCACAAATGATGACCGTCTATTTTATTTTTCAAGGCGAACCTGCATGGAAAGCTTTTTTACAACAAGAATTAACCGATTTGCTAGGTCGTAGAGTGCACCTAACAAATCTGGAAGTTTCACAAATAGAACAAACACTATTTGAAAAACAGGATATTATTGTTTCGAATGTTCCTTTAGACTTTGTTCCTGTAAAACATCTCTACATTTCAACCATACCCACAAAAAATGAGCTACGGCAATTAACCGAGCTCACTTTAGAACACTATTTATAG
- the iadA gene encoding beta-aspartyl-peptidase yields the protein MKIIRQAHVYAPDDLGIKDVLYTENKILAIDNQIDLQVTGCKVEEIDGRNKILTPGFIDGHFHILGGGGEGGFQNRTPEVTLTQLTTAGVTSVVGCLGTDGEGRDMTALISKARGLEAEGISTYVYVGSYRLPVKTVTGSIIKDFLTIDKIIGIGEIAISDHRSSQPSFEEFTRAAADARVGGMLSGKAGIINVHLGDGKDRLKLIEETVNHTEIPMSQFWPTHANRTPEVFEACVAYAKRGGYIDFTGSENPDFWEETDGEVRFSKGLKRLLDEGVSNDRFTMTSDGQGSLPYFNEKREFIGLGVGSSQSLLINIQEAVLKENIPLEIAIRAITKNPADILKLENKGHITIGKDADFCLLNQDLAIDTVIARGQTMVQNKEVLVYGTFEKNFN from the coding sequence TTGAAAATTATACGTCAAGCGCACGTATATGCACCCGATGATTTAGGAATCAAAGACGTGCTTTATACAGAAAATAAAATTTTAGCAATAGATAATCAGATTGATTTGCAAGTCACTGGTTGCAAAGTAGAAGAAATCGATGGTCGTAACAAGATCTTGACTCCAGGTTTTATTGACGGACATTTTCACATTTTAGGTGGCGGTGGTGAAGGTGGGTTTCAAAACCGGACACCAGAAGTCACTTTAACACAATTGACGACAGCCGGAGTCACTTCAGTTGTTGGGTGTCTAGGAACCGATGGTGAAGGACGCGACATGACCGCTTTAATCAGCAAAGCACGCGGTTTGGAAGCAGAAGGGATTTCGACTTACGTTTATGTCGGTTCTTATCGTTTGCCTGTTAAAACCGTGACGGGCTCAATTATTAAAGACTTTTTAACAATTGACAAAATTATTGGGATTGGCGAAATTGCTATTTCTGATCATCGCTCTTCACAGCCTTCTTTTGAAGAATTTACTCGTGCCGCAGCCGACGCTCGTGTTGGTGGCATGCTTTCAGGAAAAGCAGGGATTATTAATGTTCATTTAGGTGATGGAAAAGATCGATTGAAGCTTATTGAAGAAACCGTGAATCATACAGAAATTCCAATGAGCCAGTTTTGGCCAACTCATGCCAATCGGACACCGGAAGTATTTGAGGCTTGTGTAGCTTATGCCAAGCGTGGAGGCTACATTGACTTTACTGGTAGTGAAAATCCTGATTTTTGGGAAGAAACCGATGGCGAAGTTCGCTTTAGCAAAGGATTGAAACGTCTATTAGACGAAGGTGTTTCTAATGATCGTTTTACAATGACTTCAGATGGTCAGGGTAGTTTACCTTATTTCAACGAAAAACGGGAATTTATTGGTTTAGGTGTTGGGAGTTCTCAGTCACTTTTAATTAATATTCAAGAAGCAGTTTTAAAAGAAAATATTCCATTAGAAATCGCAATTCGTGCCATTACAAAAAATCCAGCAGATATTTTGAAATTGGAGAATAAAGGACACATCACAATAGGAAAAGATGCTGATTTTTGCTTACTTAACCAAGACTTAGCTATTGATACAGTTATTGCTAGGGGGCAAACTATGGTTCAAAACAAAGAAGTTTTAGTTTATGGTACTTTCGAAAAAAATTTCAATTAA
- a CDS encoding SDR family NAD(P)-dependent oxidoreductase, translating to MRNIIVTGGNRGLGYEIAKTFANQNNHIIIACRDVEHGTYMAKKLPGSSEVIALDLCSEQSIYSFTKQLAERHSKIDVLMNNAGIFDNSGQKVTFMKQSFSNVWVTNTLGPYLLTKQMTPLLNKSTNPKCVFMSSVVGHHKRLNLKIITEQPSIEVYSQSKYADLLLTELFAKEHPSWQVLAAHPGYSNTAIFDGRISGWKKQVIRQMTNVFGQSPKKGAQSAILAINEDFSSGSYIGPKYLKELYGAPRIQHIQKYYHPEDLAIFSHFLTEIQK from the coding sequence ATGAGAAACATTATTGTCACTGGAGGCAATCGTGGATTAGGTTATGAAATCGCCAAAACATTTGCTAATCAAAACAATCATATCATTATAGCTTGTAGAGATGTAGAACATGGTACTTACATGGCAAAAAAACTGCCCGGTAGTTCAGAAGTGATTGCTTTAGATCTATGTTCCGAACAATCTATTTATTCATTTACAAAACAATTAGCAGAGCGGCATTCAAAAATCGATGTTCTTATGAATAATGCTGGCATTTTTGATAATTCTGGTCAGAAAGTAACTTTTATGAAGCAATCGTTTAGTAATGTTTGGGTGACTAATACCTTAGGCCCTTATTTATTAACCAAACAAATGACTCCTCTGTTAAATAAATCCACTAACCCTAAATGTGTTTTTATGAGTAGTGTTGTTGGTCATCATAAACGTTTAAATCTCAAGATAATAACTGAACAACCCAGCATAGAAGTCTATAGTCAAAGCAAATATGCTGATTTATTACTCACCGAATTATTTGCGAAAGAACATCCAAGCTGGCAAGTTCTAGCTGCTCATCCTGGTTATTCAAATACAGCAATTTTTGACGGAAGAATTTCCGGATGGAAAAAGCAAGTAATACGACAAATGACAAATGTTTTTGGTCAATCCCCTAAAAAAGGAGCTCAATCAGCTATTTTAGCGATAAATGAAGATTTTTCTTCAGGTAGTTATATTGGTCCAAAATATTTAAAAGAATTATATGGCGCACCTCGCATACAACATATTCAAAAATATTATCACCCAGAAGATTTAGCCATATTTAGCCATTTTCTCACAGAGATACAAAAATAA